GTGCACCATGATGCTTATGGTTTTAAGTTGAACGTAAGGCACGGATGCATAGAGATAGCCGTTGTAGATGTGTTCTTCTGTGCCCCAGGAGTTTTTCACCTTGTAATACTTGTTGCCGTTCTGGTCGGTGACTGTCCCCACGATGAGCATGCCGTGGTCATCGGTGGTTTCGTAGTTGTCGAAGGTAGTCTGGCGCATCTCCTGTGTAATTTTTTTCTCGGGCACCACTTGTTCGAAACTGAAGAGTGCTTTCTGCCTTTCGGCCGGGGTAAGGGCTTCCCAGCGTTCTTTTTCGGTGCCGCTCAGGTCGGAGCGTTCTTCCGCAGGCACCACAGCCAGGCCGTTTTTCCACGAAAAGCCTTTTTCGCTCACATCGGCTGCCCAGGCAACGGTGTATCCTTTGTCGATTGCATGATCCAACACCTGCATCAATTCGTCCATGGGCAGGTTGTAGCACATGCTCCACATCCAGTTGTCGGGTATCTCAACAGCAAAAGGCTGATAGAAAGGATGATGGGTGTAGGAGGTGAGTTCGATATAATCCTCGGGTTTGATTCCCATTTCTTTGGCAAAGCTTTTGGCATCGTAGGTTTTGCCTTCCCAGCTGAAGCTGGCCGGTAATTTACCCAGGTAGGTATCGAGCAGGGCCTCGAAACCCTGGTGCCACACGGGAGTCAGTTTGCGGTTTTTGTTTTTGATCACCGCATCCACGTAGGCTTTGAACACTTCATCCATTTCGCCGTGCACGTGTTTGTCTTCGCCAATCACCAGACCGGTGTAAGCCTGCTCGGGCATCATACCGTAATTGGCTGCTACCATCATCACGTCGCTGAATCCTCCACCGGCCGCCATGTTCAGGTGGCCCTGAAGCCTCACATATTTTTTTGCTTTTTCCGAATAGGCATGCCTGACTACAAACATTTCCGACAGATCGACCGTTTTTCCTTTGGTGCGCAATATCTCGGCTTCGAGCAGAGCCTGTCCGGAAAAGCTCCAGCAAGTGCCCGAACGGAACTGGTTGGCCACAGGGGTGTGCGGAATTTCTTTTACAGGGGTGAACACATAGCCTTTAGGTGCTTTCTGTTCGGCTTCCTGGGCAATTGCCGGCCGGGCAAGCCCAAACCATAAAGCAAGTGCCGGAACAAAAATTCTGATAAATCTTTGCATGATAGGATCGGTTTTGGTTTTTGATTGGCTTGTAAAATTAGCCATTACCGGCATAGGTGATGAGCTTGACTGATTTTCGGATGTTTTTTTCCGGTTAACGGCGCCTGACTTTTCAGACGAAGAAGAGCACCACGCCAGCCACGCTGATCATTGCGCCCAGGTAGTCGAAAAGCCGGATCTTCTGTTTCATGATGAGTGCCGAAGGAGGGATGATGAGGATGGGCACTATGGCCATCAGGGTTGAGGCTATGCCCGTGCTGGTGTGCTGAATGGCCACAAGGGAGAACGATACCCCC
This window of the Bacteroidota bacterium genome carries:
- a CDS encoding aminopeptidase, encoding MQRFIRIFVPALALWFGLARPAIAQEAEQKAPKGYVFTPVKEIPHTPVANQFRSGTCWSFSGQALLEAEILRTKGKTVDLSEMFVVRHAYSEKAKKYVRLQGHLNMAAGGGFSDVMMVAANYGMMPEQAYTGLVIGEDKHVHGEMDEVFKAYVDAVIKNKNRKLTPVWHQGFEALLDTYLGKLPASFSWEGKTYDAKSFAKEMGIKPEDYIELTSYTHHPFYQPFAVEIPDNWMWSMCYNLPMDELMQVLDHAIDKGYTVAWAADVSEKGFSWKNGLAVVPAEERSDLSGTEKERWEALTPAERQKALFSFEQVVPEKKITQEMRQTTFDNYETTDDHGMLIVGTVTDQNGNKYYKVKNSWGTEEHIYNGYLYASVPYVQLKTISIMVHRDAIPKALLKKLNL